The Deltaproteobacteria bacterium DNA window GTGGCTACCGGGCTCTTCGGAGTCCGGGAGGAGACCATCCAGCGGGTCAGGATCGTCGAGTTTAAATATGCCCAGGGGGCCAAGCCGGGCCTGGGCGGCCATCTTTTGGGAGACAAGGTTACTCCTGAGGTGGCCCGGATGCGCGAGGCCGTGGTGGGGACTTCCCTGTTCTCTCCTTTCCCCTTTCATAGTGTCTATTCGGTGGAAGACCATAAGAAGCACATCGACTGGATCAAGGAGGTTAATCCCAGGGCCCTGGTATCGGTCAAGGTTTCAACCCCGACCGACGTGGATATGGTGGCCGTGGGCAGTTTTTTTGCCGGGGCCCATATCCTGCAGATGGATGGAAGCTACGGCGGCACCGGTGCGGCCCCGGATATTGCCAAGAAAAATATCGCCATGCCCATCGAGTACGCCGTTCCCAAGGTCCACAAGTTCCTAAAAGATGAAGGCATCCGGGACAACCTGACCTTGATCGCCAGCGGCGGGATCAGGACCGCCTTCGACGTGGCTAAGATTATCGCCCTGGGGGCCAACGGGGTCTGTCTGGGCACCAACGACATGGTAGCCATGGAATGTCTGCGTTGTCATAACTGTGAATCCGGCAGGGGCTGTGCCCGGGGTATCGCCACCACCGATCCGGAACTGACCAATCTCATGACCCAGGATTGGGGGACCCAGCGGATCATCAATAATTATATAGCCTGGATGAAGCAGCTCAAGACCATCCTGAAAAGATTGGGCATGACCCGGATCAGTGAGTTGGTCGGTCGGTGGGATGTGGTCAGACATCTGGATTATATCAAGGACGAAGTTCTTGAGGGAGAGCTGGAATAAAAAATAATCAGGGTTCAAGGAATCAAGGGGCCAAGGATTCAAGTGAATAGATATTAGCATAAAAAACCTTGAACCCTCGAAACCTTGAATCCCGAACCCTATTTTCGCTTAAAGGTACTATCATGAATCAAAGACAATTTTACCAAGCCATTGTTAATTCCCGTGCCCATTTGTTGGAAAAGGCCGATCGTTCCCTTCACCTGCCCAGGCATCCCGATGCCGAGGAAGGGGGCTGCGGGGTCACCGGTTTTGCCTGTAATATCCCGGTCAGCGGCCGGCATATCTTCGAGCCCTCGGTCCAGATGCACAACCGCGGCAACGGAAAGGGTGGGGGCATTGCCGCCGTCGGCCTGGAGGCCGCCAAGCTGGGCGTCGATCAGGCGACTTTGGAAGCGGATTTTTTACTGCAAATCGCCTTGCTGGACCCGACGGTCCTGAAGGAGTTGGAAGCCCGGTATATCCGTCCCCATTTTCAGGTCGATCATGAGGCTTTTGTGCCCACGGTAAAGGATTTCAGGGAGGTCCCCGGACTGGAAATAGAACCCCCCCGGGTCAAACGCTATTTTGTCCGGGTTAAACCCGAGGTCGTGGAGGCCTTTCAGAAAGAACGGCATTTGGAGAAATTGTCTCCTGAAAAGGCCGCCGAAGAATTCGTCTATCAGAACACCTTTCAACTGAATCAGAGTTATTACAGCTCCCTGGGAGAAAAAAGGGCCTTTGTCCTTTCCCACGGCCGGAACATGATGATCCTGAAGATCGTCGGTTATGCCGAACAGGTCACCCAGTATTATTTATTGGAAGATTTTAAGGCCCATGTCTGGATCGCCCATCAGCGCTATCCTACCAAGGGTAGGGTCTGGCATCCCGGCGGGGCCCACCCCTTTATCGGTCTGGATGAGGCCCTGGTCCATAACGGCGATTTTGCCAATTACTATTCGGTCAGCGAATACCTCTATCAGCGCAACGTGGTCCCCCTGTTTTTGACCGACACGGAGGTCTCCGTCCAGGTTTTTGATCTCTTAAACCGGGTCTATGGGTATCCCCTGGAATACATCATCGAATCCCTGGCCCCGACCACGGAAATGGATTTTGATAATCTGCCTTTGGAAAAACAAAAAATCTATCGCCAGATCCAAACCACCCAGATCCATGGATCCCCTGACGGACCCTGGTTTTTCATCATTGCCCGTAATCTGACCGGGCGTAAGGCTTATCAATTGATCGGCATCACCGATACGGCCATGCTGCGGCCCCAGGTCTTTGCCCTGCAAAAAGGGGAGGTGGAGATCGGCCTGGTCTGTTCCGAAAAACAGGCCATCGACGCCACGCTGCAAAGCCTGGCCCGGGAAGATCCCCGTTTCGGGACTGTGGCCGACCGCTATTGGAATGCCCGGGGCGGAAGCTATACCGATGGCGGGTCGTTCATTTTTACGGTGAAGGAATCCGGGCCCGATCAGTGGAAGCTGGCCTGTCAGGATAAATTCGGGCGGGCGGTCGATGTCCCTGCCGACCGGACCCCTTATGATTTTCGTATTGAACTGAAAACCGCCGCGATGAGCGGAGGGGTTGAAAAAAAGATCCAAGAGGGGTTGAAAAAAGGAGAGATCGCCTCATTATTTTCTTCTTTGCAGAATTTCATTTCCGAGGGAGATTATGCCCGGTTCGGCAGTTTCTTAAAGCATCTGGAACTCTTGGCCCGGGAAGAAAAATCAAAGGAAGGGATTATCGAACTGCTGACCCTGCTCCTGGACCGCCGTTACCCGACCGGGACCAAACGGCGCCGTTCCCTGCTGCAAATGGTCAACCAGTCCCTGGAGAATATTTTTGAGGCCCTGCCCCTTTTGAATGAGGCTTCCGGGAAATTATTTTTCCGGATCGATTATGCCCAGCGCCAAACCCTGCGGGCCCCGGCGAGCGGGGAAAAATTCCTGGTCATTAACGGCGGGCAGTTTCCACCGGAAGGGGAAGACTGCGATGCCCGTCTGGTCGTCAAGGCCTATGAACTGGGCTGGAAACGGTTTATCGGCTATGCCTACCGGGGCCAACGATTTTTGGGCTGCGGTTTGGGCCCCGAGACCCAGGGGGTGCGCATCGACGCCTATGGGAGCTCCGGAGACTATCTGGGTTCAGGGATAGACGGCCTGGAAATTCAGGTCCATGGAAACGCCCAGGATCAACTGGGCCAGATCCTTAAAAGCGGTAAAATAGTCGTCCATGGCGATGCCGGCCAGACTTTTCTTTACGGGGCCAAGGGCGGAGAGGTCTATGTGCTGGGCAATGTCGCCGGCCGGCCGCTGATCAATGCCGTGGGCCGGCCGAAAGTGGTCATCAACGGAACGGCCCTGGATTTCTTAGCCGAATCCTTCATGGCCGGCGATCCCCATAACGGTGGGGGTTTTGTGATCCTCAACGGCCTGACTGTGGATGGCCAGGGGAAGATCATCCCCCAGGAAACGCCTTACCCCGGTTCGAATCTTTTTTCCCTGGCTTCTGGCGGAGCCATCTTTATCCGTGATCCTTTTAAGAAGATCGTGACCGAACAGCTCAACGGCGGGGAAATCGTTCCCTTCTCCGAGCAGGACTGGCAGCTTATCCTGCCTTTTCTTCA harbors:
- a CDS encoding alpha-hydroxy-acid oxidizing protein, giving the protein MSDAAPFMFPEVKPAPTRFRHALGKYRLVIRKDCDNCGLCLKLCPYGVFQPGSKRPKVVKDHLCLGPACQKNAFFCVARCPKEAIVLNPNPSFEVLGDNRWTADLLASTWHMAETGDIPYQGLNYKTGNSGGGFDKLRLVLPPLKEDDGPGEEISLALELNRTGDERPRVTLPVPFYLGGMSFGSVSINAILSRVRAAAAWGTFCCTGEGGFPDELIPYDDHIITQVATGLFGVREETIQRVRIVEFKYAQGAKPGLGGHLLGDKVTPEVARMREAVVGTSLFSPFPFHSVYSVEDHKKHIDWIKEVNPRALVSVKVSTPTDVDMVAVGSFFAGAHILQMDGSYGGTGAAPDIAKKNIAMPIEYAVPKVHKFLKDEGIRDNLTLIASGGIRTAFDVAKIIALGANGVCLGTNDMVAMECLRCHNCESGRGCARGIATTDPELTNLMTQDWGTQRIINNYIAWMKQLKTILKRLGMTRISELVGRWDVVRHLDYIKDEVLEGELE
- a CDS encoding glutamate synthase, whose product is MNQRQFYQAIVNSRAHLLEKADRSLHLPRHPDAEEGGCGVTGFACNIPVSGRHIFEPSVQMHNRGNGKGGGIAAVGLEAAKLGVDQATLEADFLLQIALLDPTVLKELEARYIRPHFQVDHEAFVPTVKDFREVPGLEIEPPRVKRYFVRVKPEVVEAFQKERHLEKLSPEKAAEEFVYQNTFQLNQSYYSSLGEKRAFVLSHGRNMMILKIVGYAEQVTQYYLLEDFKAHVWIAHQRYPTKGRVWHPGGAHPFIGLDEALVHNGDFANYYSVSEYLYQRNVVPLFLTDTEVSVQVFDLLNRVYGYPLEYIIESLAPTTEMDFDNLPLEKQKIYRQIQTTQIHGSPDGPWFFIIARNLTGRKAYQLIGITDTAMLRPQVFALQKGEVEIGLVCSEKQAIDATLQSLAREDPRFGTVADRYWNARGGSYTDGGSFIFTVKESGPDQWKLACQDKFGRAVDVPADRTPYDFRIELKTAAMSGGVEKKIQEGLKKGEIASLFSSLQNFISEGDYARFGSFLKHLELLAREEKSKEGIIELLTLLLDRRYPTGTKRRRSLLQMVNQSLENIFEALPLLNEASGKLFFRIDYAQRQTLRAPASGEKFLVINGGQFPPEGEDCDARLVVKAYELGWKRFIGYAYRGQRFLGCGLGPETQGVRIDAYGSSGDYLGSGIDGLEIQVHGNAQDQLGQILKSGKIVVHGDAGQTFLYGAKGGEVYVLGNVAGRPLINAVGRPKVVINGTALDFLAESFMAGDPHNGGGFVILNGLTVDGQGKIIPQETPYPGSNLFSLASGGAIFIRDPFKKIVTEQLNGGEIVPFSEQDWQLILPFLQENEKLFGISIEDHLLNVDGRKRTPAEVYRTVQPARQTVLASGLEEWE